A genomic window from Panthera tigris isolate Pti1 chromosome B4, P.tigris_Pti1_mat1.1, whole genome shotgun sequence includes:
- the LOC102959979 gene encoding olfactory receptor 8S1-like, whose translation MDLGNYSTITEFILLGLSANPHVQAALFVLFLGIYLLTIMGNLMLLLVIRIDFHLHTPMYFFLSHLSFVDICFSSVTVPKMLENLLSQKKTISVEGCLAQVFFVFVAAGTEACLLSAMAYDRYAAICHPLLYGQIMSKQLYMQLVWGSWGLGFLDALINISLAVKMVFCKAQIIPHYSCEMPSLLSLSCSDISSNLIALLCSTLLHGLGTFLLVFLSYTRIIATILSISSTLGRSKAFSTCSSHLIAVTLYYGSGLLRHLMPNSGAPLELIFSVQYTVVTPMLNPLIYSLKNKEVKAALARTLEKYLQHIRC comes from the coding sequence ATGGACTTGGGGAACTACAGCACCATCACGGAGTTTATCCTCCTCGGGCTCTCTGCCAATCCCCACGTCCAGGCTGCACTCTTTGTGCTCTTCCTGGGGATTTACCTGCTGACCATCATGGGGAACCTGATGCTGCTGCTGGTGATCAGGATTGATTTTCACCTGCAcacacccatgtacttcttcctgagTCACCTCTCTTTTGTCGATATCTGCTTCTCTTCGGTCACTGTGCCCAAGATGCTGGAGAAccttctgtctcaaaagaaaacaatatcagTAGAGGGCTGCCTTGCTCAAGTCTTCTTTGTGTTTGTTGCTGCAGGAACTGAAGCCTGTCTGCTTTCTGcaatggcctatgaccgctatgctGCCATCTGCCACCCTCTGCTATATGGACAGATCATGAGTAAACAGCTGTATATGCAGCTTGTGTGGGGCTCATGGGGACTGGGCTTTCTGGATGCACTCATCAACATCTCCCTAGCTGTGAAGATGGTCTTCTGCAAGGCCCAAATCATCCCCCACTACAGCTGTGAAAtgccctctctcctctcactgTCCTGTTCCGATATCTCCAGCAACCTCATTGCCTTGCTCTGCTCCACTCTTCTACATGGACTCGGAACCTTCCTTTTGGTCTTCTTATCCTACACCCGTATAATCGCCACCATCCTGAGCATCAGCTCCACCTTAGGCAGAAGTAAGGCCTTttccacctgctcctcccacctcaTCGCAGTGACCCTTTACTATGGCTCAGGTTTGCTCCGCCATCTAATGCCGAATTCAGGTGCGCCCCTTGAGCTGATCTTTTCTGTGCAGTATACTGTAGTCACTCCCATGCTGAATCCTCTCATCTATAGCCTGAAGAACAAGGAGGTGAAGGCAGCTCTGGCAAGAACTTTGGAAAAGTATTTGCAACATATCAGGTGCTGA
- the LOC102959713 gene encoding olfactory receptor 8S1-like, protein MALGNRSTITEFFLLGLSVNPHIQALFFVLFLNIYLLTIMGNLLLLLVIRGDSHLHTPMYFFLSHLSFLDFCLSSATVPRMLKDLLSEIKTISVRGCLAQGFFVFITAGTEAFLLSVMAYDRYAAICHPLLYGQMMRKQLCVQLVLGSWGLSFLNALINILLAANLDFCESHTINHYSCEVPSLFPLSCSDVSTNLLVLLCSTLLHGLGTFFPIISSYGCIVSTILHISSTSGRSKSFSTCSSHLIAVIFFYGSGFLRYLVPTSGSPLELIFSVQYGMITPMLNPLIYSLKNKEVKAAVRRTLGTYLPCSR, encoded by the coding sequence ATGGCCTTGGGGAACCGCAGCACCATCACTGAATTCTTCCTCCTCGGGCTGTCTGTCAACCCCCACATCCAGGCTCTGTTTTTTGTGCTGTTCCTGAATATTTACCTTCTGACCATCATGGGgaacctgctgctgctgctggtgatcAGGGGTGACTCTCACCTCCACAcacccatgtactttttcctcagTCATCTCTctttcctggacttttgtttatctTCAGCTACTGTGCCCAGGATGTTGAAAGACCTCCTATCGGAGATAAAAACTATCTCAGTAAGGGGCTGCCTGGCTCAAGGCTTCTTTGTGTTTATCACCGCAGGGACTGAAGCTTTTCTGCTCTcagtgatggcctatgaccgctatgctGCCATCTGCCACCCTCTGCTCTATGGACAGATGATGAGAAAACAGCTGTGTGTGCAACTTGTATTGGGCTCATGGGGCTTGAGTTTTTTGAATGCACTTATTAACATCCTCCTTGCTGCCAACTTGGACTTCTGTGAGAGCCATACCATCAACCACTACAGCTGTGAGGTACCCTCTCTCTTTCCGCTGTCCTGCTCTGATGTTTCTACCAACCTCCTAGTGCTGCTCTGCTCCACCCTGCTTCATGGACTTGGGACCTTCTTCCCAATCATCTCATCCTATGGCTGCATTGTCTCCACCATCCTGCACATCAGCTCCACCTCAGGCAGAAGCAAGTccttctccacctgctcctcccacctcaTAGCAGTGATCTTCTTTTATGGATCAGGTTTTCTCCGCTATCTCGTGCCAACCTCAGGATCCCCCCTTGAGTTGATCTTCTCTGTGCAGTATGGTATGATCACCCCCATGCTGAATCCTCTCATCTATAGCCTGAAGAACAAGGAGGTGAAGGCAGCTGTGAGAAGGACACTGGGAACGTATTTGCCATGTTCcaggtga